caagcgctctaccactgagctaaatcccttgtttttgtttttttgagtcaaggtttctctgtgtagctctggctgtcctggaacttgatccacagaccagactggcctcaaactcagagatccacctgcctctgcctcccaagtgctgagattaaaggcatgctccaccactacccagctgatttatttttcaaatttatgtgtttatatgagaCAAAGTCTGACTACTTtcaaggctgacctggaactcaaggTTCTCCAACTTTGGCCTCCTACAtcctgggattatgggtgtgtgcCTCCCCTCCAACCCCAATTGTAAATGCAACTTGGTGGAGCTGGGACAATGGTCTCTTGCTTTGGGGTGTTTCAGGGCCCTCTGGGAGCTTCCTCAGGTGCTCAGGCTCATTTCCCACAATGAGTCAGATGCCATCCTCACGTGAGTCCTAGAGACCAGTGTTGGTAATGGCTCCCTCCCTTGATGCTGGAGCCTTGTTCCTGTCTGGCTGCAAGGAGGGGGAGAGTGTTTTGGTGTCAGGGAGGGGCAAGGGTAGCTCCCAGGGAAAGGGACTGTGGGTGTGAGAAAGGGTCTGGTTGCCTTTCAGTGCTCGCTGTGGGACACGGATGCAGTCTCCTCACTGACATGTATGATGCTCACCTCACCAAGGTATGGTGGCTAAAAGTACAGGTACAGCCTAATTATCCCTTGGTGCTTTCCCAGAGGTCATAGATAGGGAAGACCAAGGCCACTAGCAAGCATTTTCTGCTTGCTGTAGCTAGGAAAGACTAGCGATGCAGCATTACCCATCACACTGTTCTATTCTGACTACCACCAAAAGCTGTTTGTGGATCCCCTTATGAAAGCCCCACACCACTTAGCTGCTCTCCCATTTTACAGCTGAGTAGACTGAGGCTTAGGAAGGACGTGCCTAACCAGGCACAAATTGTTTAAAGCCTTAGGAACTGAAATTTGAGCTCAGATCTACCCCACACCACCATCCAAGCCCAGCCATGTTCTGTTCTCACTACAAGAAACGTGAATATCACTGTCCAGTCCCCGAGACTCCTCCAGGACCGGGTGGAGCCTTAGACTGTGGTATTGTGAAGTCTGCCGAGGGGACACTTTGGGTAGCTATGTCTTCAGTGCTGAACAGCACAGAATTCAGGACTAAAGGTTCCAGTTTACAATCCCAATCAAGGCTGTGGTAACACGCTTGCCCATTGTACACAAGGCTCTCCATAGCCagcattggaaaaaaaatccattttctacCAGTCTGCCGGCCACAGCTCACATGTCCTTGGTGAGTCAATGAACATCTTTTCTTTGTGCCTCAGTTCCCTCAAGTCTATGATGGAGATGAAGAAATGGGAGTTAAAGTGACTTCATGTAAAGCCTTGCCTGGCTCAGTGCCCGGCATGCAGTATAGGTCAAATCAACATCACTGCCACCACTGTCTCTCTGCTCCTTGCTATCATCACTCCAGGGAAGAGGTGGCTGTCTGTACAGAGTTGGAGGAAGGGGAGTTTCTGAGGGCATCCAGAATGCCTTGACTTGGGCGCTGAAACAGCCCCAGGACATGTATGGGGTGACCCTGCTCTGTCTGGCTGGGTGGGTGGAGACTGGGCTGGTGCCATGCCCATCCCCTGGTCACGGAGAACAGGGCACAGAGAGCTTCCCCAGGCTCCAGAGAAGAGTGCACACCCTCCCTCAGGGTATGCTGTGTGTGGAGctctgagaggccccacccaCCATCAGGACTGGCACTTCCTCAGCATCAGAGCTTAGGATGGGGActcccctgcctgcctgtccccaCAGGATTACACGGTTCGTGGCCTCCTGGGCAAAGCTACAGACAACTTCTGTGAAGATGGGCAGTTGATAGAGAAGACAACATATGGTGAGAGCCAGAGGCGGGGCGGGAGAGGGAACTGCCTCAGCGCCTTCATTTCCCGTGTCCTTGATCTCTTCCTGACCTTTCCAGGCCACAGCGGTGCCTGTGCGCTTTCGGCAAACTAAGCTCAGGTTGGAGCCTTGCCCTCACCGCCTGTCTCCCAGAATACCCCTTAACCTGCTTCCTTTCCTGGTTCGAATGTTCTACCCCTGGGGAGGCTTCTCCACCTCAGATGCACTCAGAGTGGGGAGAAGCTATAAATACTGCTTAAGATCCGCCTTTTCATTCTCAGGAGAGATGGACTGCAAGGTTTGTCTCACGGCCGCACACTTCAAACAGGGTCACTGTCCAGGTTTAGTAGTGTAGGTGTAAGTGGGTGCATTGTCTCATGCCTTTGATCGCAGcatggaaggtagaggcaagaagaccTCTGTGTTCCGGCGAgtaggacagctaggactacatagggAGAcggtctcaaaaactaaaataataataaaataataataataaataacatttcttggttttacaagacagggtttctctgtgtagctctgactgtcgtGAAACTCACTCTGTGCAGCAGGTTGGACTCAaactagagatccacctgcctctgcttcctgagccctgggattaaaggtgtgcaccaccactttttttttttttttttaagatttatttattatatatgagtacactgtgggtgtcttcagacacaccagaagagggcatcagatcccatcacagatggttgtgagccaccatgtggttgctgggatttgaactcaggacctctggaagagcagtcagtgctcttaatgactgagccatctctccagctcccgcaCCACCACTTCTTAAAGGAGATtcatcctttttgttgttgtcttagtATGTACTGAGAAccactcagggccttgtgcttgccctGCCACTAAAAATGTTCCAACTCTTCATGTATCAGTCACATAACTGAAAAGTAGAGTAAAAGTCAGAGTATACCAGGTGGGGGAAAGACCCACATGCAAAGTGACCAAGAGAAGAAGCTAGGAGAGCTGGGTTTGGGGGATGAAGTTAGGAGATCTgggagggcttcctggaagaggaatTACTGGGTTGGGCCTGTCAGAGGGCAGGAAGACAGTGACAGCTGGATTCTAGGTGGCATGGTGGGTTCAGTGAAATCAGAAGACTGGAGACAGCGGCCAACTAGGCTTCATTCAGCCCTGTGCTGTTCCCAAATCCTGGCACTGCTTAGCAATTGGTGTGTGACCCCGCTGTGCCTCAAGGCCTCGGCGAAAGTCTCAGGCTCAGGTGCTCAGTCCCTTTGTGGGGCCTGGAGGCATAGTTGCTCCTCCTTGggtgtctgcctctgctcctggccACGTGCTGCCTCCTGCGGTCACTGACTCCATTACTAGTTCTTTGTGGAGAGAGCTCTTCAGACAGTGAATAAAGCCGAGGAAAGAGTCCAGTTTTCATCAACTTAAAAATAAcctgtgcttttgtgtgtttctctgtgtgtgtaccatgtgcgtgaatcccctgaactggaggtacagatggttgtgaaccacagtgtgggttctggggacagaatccagatcctctgtagaggcagccagtgctctcaaccactgggccatctctccagccccttcatcaagttctctttttattttttgagatagtcttaactttgtaactctggctggcctaaaactcactctttagaccaggctgacctctgactcatagagatctgcctgtgttcctgagtgctgggattaaaggtgtacaccactacaATTGGCAGCTTTATGTCTTTATTAATAATATggatttattaataaaatacattaacaCTATTGTGttgcttacttatttttttttcggagctggggaccgaacccagggccttgcgcttgctaggcaagcgctctaccgctgagccaaatccccaacccctgcttacttatttttattgttaaattttgcaatgtagcccaggctggcctccaactcattcTCCGGGCGCCCTTGGCTCTCAGGAGCTGTGGTTACAGGCATGCAGTACAAAGGACTGAATAGACCCAGCCTCCTGACAAAAACTCCACACTGGATGCTCTGGCCAATTCCAAAATGGGCTCGTTTTGGGTAAAGGGTGCTTGGCCAGTTGCTGTGGTCTGTCCTCTGGTCACCTGTAGACTGACACTCCCCTTACCCCATGCCTCTTCCAGACCATGTGACTAGAGAGCGGCTGGACCGGATCCTGGCTATGATCCAAGGCTCCCACCAAAAAGCCCTGGTAATGTAAGTAGATCCAAGAGCTCCTCTGCCTGCAGGGGGTTTAGAGGGGAGGTGCATACCCCAAGGAATACGACTAGGGGTGAGTGGGCGATGGAATCCCCTAGGAGCTGAGAGCTTGCCCAAGAGCTCTCTGCCAGGCTGCTCAGGACTCCTGACTCCCAGGCATCAGCCTCATGGCTGCCAGGAAACTAACTAGCCATCTGTAAGTGAGACAAACATGTACCTGAGCACAGTGttccaggcagagacagggacagaatgGGCAGAacctgctgggatcaaaggaagTGGCTCAATGTGCAGAGCTCCAAGAATCACCTGGCCGGGCCCTGTGCATGCACCCACAGTCGTGCCAGGGCTGAAAAGGCCAGGCGTGCTTAGAAGCCATATAAGGGCTTgaggtgggaggggctgggaCAGCAGAAAGGGAAGTAGGTAAGACTTCCCTGGGCAGTGGGGACTGAGGATAGTTCTGAAGCAAGACTGTAGTCTCACTGGGGACCCTGTGAGGAAAgctggacagggacagagacaagcTATGAGGACAGTGGCCTGTGCTTCCTGCTCCAAGCCTGAAGACAGCAGGGAAAGCAGGGGCAGAGTGGAGGGGGACCTTAGAGGGGGAGGGGCCACAGGAAAGAAGGGACCAGGATGACACCGGGTCCTGAAGATGAGCCATTTGTGTGGGTGGCCCTGGAATCGGGTGACATTGAGGTCCCTAAGGGTTGCATTTCTTAGGTAAGGTGTCTGAGGGTGGAGCACAGTGCACAGGGTGTGGTTGGGATTGCTCAGCCTGTGACAGATGGCGTCAGGGATTGACAAAGAATGCCTTTGGTGGCTGAGAGGGAAGCTGCCCTGAAGGTGGATGggagagtgggggttgggggtgggaatggggagaaCAATGAAGACACCCCCTCTTATGGTGGAGCAGGTGCCCCACACTGGCCTCCTACTCTGGTCCTCCTGAATCCCAGGTACTCCAACCTGGACCTGAAGTCCCAGGAGGCCTATGAGAGGGCTGTGCAAGGCGTGATCCGGCCCATGAACAAGTCCCCGATGCTCATCGCTGGCATCCGCTGCCTGCACTTTGCACCTCCTGAGTTTCTTTTGGGTAAGTCACCCAGGAAGCTGGAGTCACGTGTGGCATGCCCAGCCCTGAGTGGCTTCTTTCCACCAGGTCCAGGCTCAGCCTAACCCACAGGAACAGCACAAAGGCGAtactctgtctcctgtctgttcCCAAAGCATGTGAAGCCAGCCCTTAAGAAGCagaagctgggggttggggatttagctcagtggtagagcgtttgcctagcaagcgcaaggccctgggttcggtccccagctccggaaaaaaaaaaaaggaagaagaagcagaagttgGGGCTGGCAGTTCCTGAGCAGTTCCACATTGTTCTAGGCCCTCAGACATGACTGTCACTTCCTGTCCCACCCAGCTGTGCCCCAGCCTCTTCCATGTTCCCTTGGCTTCTTCCCTGAGTGCCCCTCACTCTTGCTTGAGTAGACAAGTGAGTCAGTGTCTGCCAGAAGCCCAGGCCGCGTACAGCCTGGGGGGAGGGTTGCTGGGGCCTGACCCCACAGGTGCAGGGGGCCTGCagtctgcacactgccatgcgCTGAGCCCTACAGCAAAGCTAAAATGCATCTCTCGAAGGATGCTCCTTGTGGAGAGGAGTCTGAGGGACATGAATCCAGATCAGCTCGGTCCCTGCAGCTGTTCCTGACGGTcacgtctgtgtgtgtctgtgtcccacaGAGGTGCAGTGTATGCACGAGACACAGCAGCAGCTGAGGAGGCTGGTGCATGAAATCGGCCTGGAGCTGAAGACCACCGCTGTCTGCATGCAAGTGCGCCGCACTCGGGATGGCTTCTTCGGGCTGGACGATGCCCTCCTGAGAACCCAGTGGGACCTGCACAGCATCCAGGATGCTATTCAGGTGGCAGCTCCCCGGGTAGccacagaactgagaaagaaCTTGAGCCTAACGTCGGGCCACCAACAGCAGCTCCCCAGTGCCAGGCAGCCTTGGACTTGAAGAGCCCAAGCTCCACTTTGAAAGTGGGAGCCATGCAGGGTGGTAAGGCCAGGCAGGCGCTTGGACGTAGGGGCAAACAGGCTTTCACAAGTCAGAACTGGTCACTCTGCAGAGAGTGAGATCAAGGTGGGCCCTGAGCCTTCATCTCAGCAAAACAAAAGTACAGGAGGGAGCCTTCTTCCTGTCACACACAAACTAACCGCAGAGGTGAGGGGTAAGCTATCATCCCAGCTAGTTGGGAGGCCCAGGTTAGAATCTcgacagttcaaggccagtctagggtGACTTAGtgaaaccttgactcaaaaagaaaaaaagaatccagtcAGGCATGATGTCTAAGCcctccagagagagaaagaaactagggagtttacggccagcctgggctacttccAGAGTTCAGCTTTTCACAGAGATGGGGAATGCTACCTCGACTTTCCTTGAGCATCGTTGATTTATTTAGATTCACACGACTGATGATCTGAATCTGTTTTCACACCGGGAGAGAGTCTTTTCACTCTTTCAAGGTGGTGCCTCACGTCTGTGATCTCAGTACTactcagctgaggcaggaggatagctcGGAGTTTGAGTACTTTGTAGAGTGTGTCAGCATTTAATCCTGCCAGTCACGGTGCAAACCTGTAATTTGCCTGggtggtagaaacaggaggaccaggagttcaaggtcatcttgggctGCGTAAGTTTGAGGCTACACAAAACCTTGtttctaagaaaatataaaaagcctagaattatttttaaaaggttttattcttaatgtgtgtatttgcatgcgTGTTGTGCGTATGCACCCTGTGCATCATGGGGGCTAGAAAAGGATGTAAAAGCCCTATGGCTGGGCTTAAAAGGCAGCTGCAAGCCACCATGGAGATGCTGAGCGTGGAcactggtcctctgggagagcagccttAAGcactgacccatttctccagAGTTCAGTCGCCTGTGCTTTGATGCGGCAGCAGCGACCAGCACCCTGGCTGTGAGCAGTTACAGGCTGTAAGAGTTTGTCTACAGTGTGAAAACTCGCAGGAAAGCAGGATTTTGTTTTCTGCGTGGTGCTGGCAGAAAGAGTAGTTTTGAGAAGACACAACAGGTTTATCAAATACACAGtgttttcattctttgagaaaGGCATACAGTGTTTTAAtttctcccccaactcttcctcgACCCCATTCCTATCCCCATTGTGTCCCCCTCTCAGCCTCAAGTCAGCTCTCTTTCTAAGTCCCTGAGGCCACTTAGTGTTGGGCATGTGCGTGGGTATGGGACCATTCACAGCCCACTCTTCCCCCAGCAGCCTGTCAGGGCCTCAGAGTGATGGAGTCCTATGAGCCCCTTTGTGTGGTAAATAATATTAATTGGGAGTTTCCAGCCTGCCTTAGAttatttagttcccagataaaagacacacccTTTACACTTGTAAAAGCCTCTAtggctattttgtctacttccctacCAATAacccagagataggacttgccatgttctgcct
The DNA window shown above is from Rattus rattus isolate New Zealand chromosome 5, Rrattus_CSIRO_v1, whole genome shotgun sequence and carries:
- the LOC116901215 gene encoding mitochondrial mRNA pseudouridine synthase Trub2-like, with protein sequence MLEPCSCLAARRGRVFWCQGGARVAPRERDCGCEKGSGCLSVLAVGHGCSLLTDMYDAHLTKDYTVRGLLGKATDNFCEDGQLIEKTTYDHVTRERLDRILAMIQGSHQKALVMYSNLDLKSQEAYERAVQGVIRPMNKSPMLIAGIRCLHFAPPEFLLEVQCMHETQQQLRRLVHEIGLELKTTAVCMQVRRTRDGFFGLDDALLRTQWDLHSIQDAIQVAAPRVATELRKNLSLTSGHQQQLPSARQPWT